One window of Manihot esculenta cultivar AM560-2 chromosome 17, M.esculenta_v8, whole genome shotgun sequence genomic DNA carries:
- the LOC110605165 gene encoding U-box domain-containing protein 17: MASAAIFSSLRRRRSPSLEAFLAPVDLSDVTLVETLASVSTELVSCFSGTSFFFQRKNSRSLIRKIELFGVLLEYLRDSGSGTCLSPTAVVCFKELYLLLYRSKILLNYCAESSKLWLLLQNQSISGHFHDVNQEISTLLDVFPLDDHELSDDVREQIELMQKQTRKARLYIDKNDEALRVRLFSFLDEFENGRIPGLVELRSFFVDSLGIRDAKSCRTEIEFLEEQIVNHEGDVEPSASVLNGFVAITRYCRFLLFGFETNEVELQFGSMKKPRKRLITQEIANTFITIPKDFCCPISLDLMRDPVIVSTGQTYDRSSISRWVEDGHSTCPKTGQMLTNTRLVPNRALRNLIVQWCTAHGIACEPPENTDSSAEAFAATLPSKAAIEANRATATLLIQQLANGSQGAKTIAAREIRLLAKTGKENRAFIAEAGAIPHLCQLLSSSNPVAQENSVTAMLNLSIYDKNKSRIMDEEGCLGSIVEVLMFGLTTEARENAAATLFSLSAVHDYKKRIADEGGAVEALAGLLRVGTPRGKKDAVTALFNLSTHTENCVKMIEAGAVTALVGALGNEGVAEEAAGALALIVRQPIGAEAVGREEMAVAGLIGMMRCGTPRGKENAVAALLELCRSGGAAATERVLRAPALAGLLQTLLFTGTKRARRKAASLARVFQRCENYALHFGGLGAGYAFAGNSATNRDSSFVGDVSVAMSISVPVL; the protein is encoded by the coding sequence ATGGCATCAGCTGCAATTTTCTCGTCTCTACGGCGGCGGAGATCTCCTTCGTTGGAGGCGTTCTTGGCTCCGGTTGATTTATCCGATGTCACCCTTGTAGAAACCCTGGCATCGGTGTCAACGGAGCTGGTGTCTTGTTTCTCGGGCACATCGTTTTTCTTTCAGCGAAAGAATTCGCGGTCTTTGATTCGGAAGATTGAGCTTTTCGGTGTTTTGTTGGAGTATTTGAGGGATTCTGGATCAGGTACCTGTTTGTCTCCCACAGCGGTTGTTTGTTTTAAGGAGCTGTATTTGCTTTTGTACCGTTCCAAGATATTGCTAAATTATTGTGCGGAATCGAGCAAGCTATGGCTGCTGCTACAGAACCAGTCCATTTCGGGGCATTTTCATGATGTGAATCAGGAAATATCCACCCTTTTGGACGTCTTTCCATTGGACGATCATGAATTGAGCGATGATGTCAGGGAGCAGATTGAGCTTATGCAAAAGCAGACGAGGAAGGCGAGGTTATATATTGACAAGAATGATGAAGCTTTGCGGGTTAGGCTCTTTTCATTTCTTGATGAGTTTGAGAATGGGAGGATTCCTGGCCTGGTGGAGCTGAGGTCGTTCTTTGTAGATAGTCTGGGGATAAGGGATGCCAAGAGTTGCAGAACCGAGATTGAGTTCTTGGAGGAACAGATTGTTAATCATGAAGGAGATGTTGAACCGTCGGCTTCGGTGCTTAATGGATTTGTTGCAATAACACGGTATTGCAGGTTTTTGCTTTTTGGGTTTGAAACAAATGAGGTGGAATTGCAATTTGGGAGCATGAAGAAGCCAAGAAAAAGGTTGATTACTCAAGAAATTGCAAACACTTTTATCACCATACCGAAGGATTTTTGTTGCCCAATATCATTGGATTTGATGCGAGATCCAGTGATCGTTTCTACAGGACAGACATATGATCGAAGTTCAATATCTAGATGGGTGGAGGATGGGCATTCTACGTGCCCCAAGACAGGGCAAATGCTCACCAACACCCGTCTTGTCCCCAATCGGGCTTTGAGGAATTTGATTGTACAATGGTGCACTGCTCATGGAATCGCCTGCGAGCCCCCGGAGAACACAGATTCATCTGCAGAGGCTTTTGCTGCAACTTTGCCTAGCAAAGCTGCGATAGAAGCTAACAGAGCCACAGCGACCCTTCTCATTCAACAACTGGCAAATGGGTCTCAAGGTGCAAAGACTATTGCTGCTCGTGAGATCCGTTTGTTAGCAAAAACAGGAAAAGAAAACCGTGCTTTCATTGCTGAAGCTGGGGCGATTCCCCATCTCTGCCAGCTGCTATCATCTTCAAACCCAGTGGCGCAAGAGAATTCTGTAACAGCAATGCTTAATCTTTCAATTTATGATAAGAACAAAAGCCGCATTATGGATGAAGAAGGGTGCTTAGGATCTATTGTCGAAGTATTAATGTTTGGACTCACTACAGAGGCAAGGGAAAATGCAGCAGCAACGTTGTTCAGCCTATCAGCAGTTCACGATTACAAGAAGAGAATAGCAGATGAGGGAGGGGCTGTGGAAGCTCTGGCAGGACTGTTGAGAGTGGGGACACCGCGTGGGAAGAAGGATGCAGTCACAGCATTGTTTAATCTGTCAACTCATACAGAAAATTGTGTGAAAATGATTGAGGCAGGGGCTGTTACAGCACTAGTAGGGGCTCTGGGAAATGAAGGGGTTGCTGAGGAAGCAGCAGGAGCACTGGCTTTGATTGTGAGGCAGCCAATTGGAGCAGAAGCAGTGGGTAGGGAGGAAATGGCTGTTGCAGGACTAATAGGAATGATGCGGTGTGGGACTCCAAGAGGGAAAGAAAATGCTGTTGCAGCCTTGCTTGAGTTGTGCAGGAGTGGCGGGGCAGCTGCCACCGAGAGAGTACTCCGTGCACCGGCATTGGCTGGTTTGCTGCAGACTTTGCTGTTCACAGGTACAAAGCGAGCAAGAAGAAAAGCAGCATCACTTGCTAGAGTGTTTCAAAGGTGTGAGAATTATGCCTTGCATTTTGGCGGATTAGGTGCTGGATATGCATTTGCTGGCAACTCTGCTACAAATCGAGATTCAAGTTTCGTTGGTGATGTTTCAGTGGCCATGTCCATCTCAGTACCCGTCTTGTAG
- the LOC110604983 gene encoding G-type lectin S-receptor-like serine/threonine-protein kinase SD2-5 yields MAPFYSFFAELQLLLILSFGYFLQAQIQYHATTQVPARWTNNNLSLPSPFSSVRIILLNEKPNAKTTRSQGTSVVESIASFACGFYSYYGENNPTYFAIALAKISKSENSGQEILSFGRLIWVANRNKPVGNNATLELLQDGDLVLKDADGTLIWSTGTSNMSVAGMKMMETGNLVLYNNENKVVWESFDYPTDALLPGQKLKAGRKLVASVSGNNWSEGSFYLSVTSHGLFAFYNADVPQLYFNFSAPAMVESIELNYNTSSSISLSWSSNPNPVFTSPLDHANMSYMKFEPDGHLMIYDDNKYESFDALSDVLDTCDYPTACGNYGLCSYAGCSCPKGFALDNVTDARGRTGCLEINSTTCLNLQSQYLLPYENVYHFTYSDPDAAVLKGTDIENCKEACLKNCSCKVALFQYLNLSYGNCFFPSPVLTLIRGRTRRYYYQSVAFIKVSKERGSKSGGSSSIHSEIIAGSVIGTFFLVGLIAGLFWFLGFRKKEDDEESLEDFLDQLSEMPRRFTYMELKIATHDFQKKLGEGGFGSVFEGNLENGEQVAVKRLEFFGQGKKEFLAEVKTIGGIHHLNLVRLIGFCAEKLHRLLVYEHMCNGSLENWIFHEKPLQPSLDWKARRTIILDIAKGLAYLHGDCKQKIVHLDIKPQNILLDANFRGKISDFGLCKLIEKDQSQVATTIRGTPGYLAPEWFLSVITEKVDVYSFGIVVMETICGRKILDSSLPEECVHLLPILMKKVEEDRLINMVDKSCQDMWLHRSEAVELMRVAIWCLQSDFTRRPSMEMVVKVLEGTMDVETNVDCSIQCPTTLAASRGQAELDTSTIPEPEVLSGPR; encoded by the coding sequence ATGGCTCCTTTCTACTCCTTTTTCGCCGAGTTGCAGCTTTTGCTCATCTTATCTTTCGGATACTTCCTACAAGCTCAAATTCAATATCATGCCACAACACAAGTACCTGCAAGGTGGACCAACAATAACCTCTCCCTGCCATCTCCCTTTAGTTCTGTTAGAATAATTCTCTTGAATGAGAAACCAAATGCTAAAACAACCAGAAGCCAAGGGACATCAGTTGTTGAATCCATTGCTAGCTTTGCCTGTGGATTCTATTCCTACTATGGGGAAAATAATCCCACTTATTTTGCCATTGCGTTAGCCAAGATATCAAAAAGTGAAAATTCTGGACAAGAAATTTTGTCTTTTGGCCGTTTGATATGGGTAGCGAACAGAAATAAGCCAGTGGGAAATAATGCAACCTTGGAATTACTTCAAGATGGagatttggtcctgaaagatgCAGATGGAACCTTGATTTGGTCTACTGGCACATCTAACATGTCTGTCGCAGGTATGAAGATGATGGAAACTGGAAACCTTGTACTTTACAATAACGAAAACAAGGTTGTTTGGGAGTCTTTTGATTATCCAACTGATGCATTACTACCTGGGCAGAAACTAAAGGCAGGCAGAAAGCTTGTGGCTAGCGTTTCAGGAAATAATTGGTCTGAGGGTAGCTTCTATCTTTCAGTAACTTCTCATGGTTTATTTGCTTTCTACAACGCTGATGTCCCCCAATTGTACTTCAACTTCTCAGCTCCTGCCATGGTAGAAAGCATAGAGCTGAACTACAATACATCCAGTTCTATTTCTCTATCCTGGTCTAGCAACCCAAATCCAGTGTTTACAAGCCCTCTTGATCATGCAAACATGTCTTATATGAAATTTGAACCTGATGGGCATCTCATGATTTATGATGATAACAAATACGAATCGTTTGACGCCTTATCAGATGTTCTAGATACATGTGATTACCCAACAGCCTGTGGTAATTATGGGCTCTGCTCATATGCAGGTTGCTCATGTCCAAAAGGGTTTGCTCTGGATAATGTCACAGATGCTCGAGGCAGAACAGGATGCTTAGAGATTAATTCAACCACGTGCCTCAATCTACAATCTCAATATCTTCTCCCCTATGAAAATGTATATCATTTCACTTATAGTGACCCTGATGCTGCAGTTCTTAAAGGAACAGACATAGAGAACTGTAAGGAGGCATGCTTGAAAAATTGTTCATGTAAGGTGGCTCTATTTCAGTATCTCAATCTTTCCTATGGGAATTGTTTCTTTCCATCACCAGTTCTTACACTTATACGTGGTCGAACGCGAAGATATTACTATCAGTCGGTTGCCTTCATCAAAGTTTCAAAAGAAAGAGGGAGCAAAAGTGGTGGTTCTTCATCCATTCACAGTGAAATAATAGCAGGTTCAGTTATTGGAACCTTCTTTCTGGTCGGCCTTATAGCTGGCCTTTTCTGGTTTTTGGGTTTtagaaagaaagaagatgatGAGGAAAGTTTGGAGGATTTCTTGGATCAACTTTCAGAGATGCCAAGGAGATTCACTTATATGGAACTGAAAATAGCAACTCATGATTTCCAGAAAAAGCTTGGAGAAGGAGGGTTTGGGTCAGTTTTTGAAGGAAATCTGGAGAATGGAGAGCAAGTTGCAGTGAAGCGTCTTGAATTTTTTGGCCAAGGGAAGAAGGAATTCTTAGCTGAGGTCAAGACCATAGGAGGCATACACCACCTCAACCTAGTGAGGCTAATTGGATTTTGCGCAGAAAAATTGCATAGACTTCTAGTGTACGAGCACATGTGCAATGGGTCACTGGAAAATTGGATTTTCCATGAGAAGCCACTGCAACCATCTCTGGACTGGAAGGCTAGAAGAACAATTATCCTGGACATAGCAAAAGGGCTGGCCTACCTTCATGGAGATTGTAAACAGAAAATAGTGCACTTAGATATCAAGCCCCAAAATATCTTGTTGGATGCAAACTTTCGTGGAAAGATATCTGACTTTGGCTTGTGTAAGTTGATAGAGAAGGATCAAAGCCAAGTGGCAACAACGATACGAGGAACTCCTGGATATTTAGCTCCTGAATGGTTTCTCTCTGTGATAACAGAGAAGGTGGATGTTTATAGCTTTGGCATTGTAGTCATGGAAACAATCTGTGGAAGAAAAATCTTGGATAGCTCGCTTCCTGAGGAGTGCGTGCACTTGCTCCCTATTCTCATGAAAAAGGTAGAGGAGGATAGATTAATCAACATGGTTGATAAAAGCTGTCAAGATATGTGGCTGCATAGATCAGAAGCTGTGGAGTTGATGAGGGTCGCAATTTGGTGCCTGCAAAGTGATTTTACCAGGAGGCCTTCTATGGAAATGGTGGTTAAGGTTTTAGAGGGTACAATGGATGTGGAAACTAATGTAGACTGCAGCATCCAATGTCCAACAACGCTGGCAGCATCAAGAGGACAGGCAGAGTTAGACACCTCAACTATACCAGAGCCAGAAGTTCTATCAGGACCCAGATGA
- the LOC122721214 gene encoding EP1-like glycoprotein 4 has translation MKMMKTGNFVLHDANNKTVWQSFDYPTDTLLLGQKLVKGQRLSAYASETNMSEGNFYLSVTSQGLFAYYKANVPQMYFRYLAFDGNMESIELMHSTTGTGPLSLYFSSSAPHKPFPFKTVANSNEITMPFMKFNSNGHLILYDSSFFTDDMLAEHMSECEYPTTCGNLMLCSNQGENCSCPAGLGKDDYSAPGCAEINPTLCRTPQFQSLVPYKDVYHFSFVDPDSAVLKGTDMESCKEACLNNCSCEVAFFQHLHNYSHGNCFLPSPVLSLIYDGDQRNNRQSYAFVKIANYSGIGIAPGQEVINGAGGARGSPTSAMRYKIIAASTVGSFLL, from the coding sequence ATGAAGATGATGAAAACAGGAAACTTCGTGCTCCATGATGCCAATAATAAGACTGTCTGGCAATCTTTTGATTATCCGACGGATACACTGCTTCTTGGGCAGAAATTGGTGAAAGGGCAGAGGCTGTCAGCTTACGCTTCGGAAACCAATATGTCTGAGGGAAACTTCTATCTTTCTGTTACATCTCAAGGTCTATTTGCCTATTACAAAGCTAATGTCCCTCAGatgtattttagatatttagcTTTCGACGGGAACATGGAAAGCATCGAACTAATGCACTCCACAACTGGTACAGGTCCTCTTTCTTTATACTTCTCTTCATCTGCACCTCATAAGCCATTTCCTTTCAAGACAGTCGCCAATAGTAATgaaataacaatgcctttcatgaaatttaattcaaatggaCATCTCATTCTTTATGATTCTTCTTTCTTCACTGATGATATGTTGGCTGAGCACATGAGTGAATGTGAATATCCAACTACTTGCGGTAATTTGATGCTCTGCTCAAATCAAGGGGAAAACTGCTCCTGTCCTGCTGGATTAGGGAAAGATGATTATTCTGCTCCTGGATGCGCAGAGATAAATCCAACGCTATGCAGAACTCCCCAGTTTCAATCTCTTGTTCCCTATAAAGATGTCTACCATTTTAGTTTTGTCGACCCTGACTCCGCAGTTCTTAAAGGAACAGACATGGAGAGCTGTAAAGAAGCATGCTTGAATAACTGTTCTTGCGAAGTTGCATTTTTTCAGCATCTCCACAATTATTCACATGGGAATTGTTTTCTACCCTCACCAGTTCTTTCACTTATATATGATGGAGACCAAAGAAATAATCGGCAGTCCTATGCCTTCGTCAAAATTGCCAATTACAGCGGGATTGGAATAGCTCCAGGACAAGAAGTAATTAATGGAGCGGGTGGAGCAAGAGGTTCTCCTACATCAGCTATGCGTTACAAAATAATAGCAGCATCAACTGTTGGAAGCTTCCTACTGTAA